Proteins from one Mesoplodon densirostris isolate mMesDen1 chromosome 1, mMesDen1 primary haplotype, whole genome shotgun sequence genomic window:
- the HPS6 gene encoding BLOC-2 complex member HPS6 produces MKRAGTLRLLSDLNNFSGAARLRELLAGDPAVRVRCSPDGRHLLLLRPPGAPDPQLLVAVRGPGAELERAWPAGQPSPLDAFFLPWPARPALVLVWESGLAEVWGTGVEPGWRLLQSTELCPGGGARVVAVAAPRGRLVWCEERQAGAEDREGPPAVAFSHCVCVRTLEPSGEAGTNLGRTHILLHSCPPFGLLTSRKDLFLVPTATTWPGVGHILLIWSPSKGKVVVAAPCLGLSHSKSLNPGGGDPWDFRTLLRGLPGLLSPRQPLTVHTWAPTPQGLLWLDFRGTVSLVQPHGGTRAVGTLQEAPASLAGSAALGTFHGTLACVLGSTLELLDMGSGQLLERKVLSTDRVHLLEPPAPGMENEEELETRGGLRLLSAVGLFRVGWEAPQGLALPSAEDLVFEEACEYYQRRSLRGARLTPEELRHNSTFRAPQALASILQGHVSPSTLLTTLRAELRDYRGLEQLKAQLVAGDDEEAGWTELAEHEVARLLRTELMGDQLAQLNTVFQALPTAAWGAILRALQLQPDGNGRLRSQAPPDVWKKVLGVTTGGKEPPSGILPLFELLCRCLCRLEPRWLPPFVELAQQQGGPGWGSGGPGLPLYRRALEVLGEEGTRPEALELDLLLGSGRPKAVLQAVGQLVRKEEWERALEAGLALSPSSPLLRSEIFKLLLAEFARHRRLDAHLPLLCRLCPPDLAPAELLLLLRTHLPDELEPPAPFPEPGAEPPLTVGLLRALLEQTGTQGRPSGPVLSRYEDILWDPGTPPPTPPRGPMTALQASDHPGLEAWAPSGQGLCVTDTG; encoded by the coding sequence ATGAAGCGTGCGGGAACTCTGCGCCTGCTCTCGGACCTGAACAACTTCAGCGGCGCGGCCCGGCTCCGGGAGTTGTTGGCCGGGGACCCAGCCGTCCGAGTTCGCTGCAGCCCGGACGGCCGCCACCTGCTGCTGCTGCGACCTCCGGGGGCACCGGACCCGCAACTGCTGGTCGCGGTGCGTGGACCCGGCGCGGAACTGGAACGTGCCTGGCCGGCTGGCCAGCCCTCACCGCTAGACGCCTTCTTCCTACCGTGGCCGGCGCGACCGGCGCTAGTCCTAGTGTGGGAGAGTGGCCTAGCCGAGGTGTGGGGCACGGGGGTGGAGCCCGGCTGGCGGCTGCTGCAGAGCACCGAGCTGTGTCCTGGCGGTGGAGCCCGTGTGGTGGCCGTGGCGGCGCCCCGAGGCCGCCTGGTGTGGTGCGAGGAGCGTCAGGCTGGCGCTGAGGACCGCGAAGGGCCTCCCGCAGTGGCTTTCAGCCACTGTGTGTGCGTCCGGACCCTGGAGCCCAGCGGGGAGGCCGGCACCAACCTGGGCCGTACACACATCCTGCTGCACAGTTGCCCCCCTTTCGGGCTGCTGACCTCCCGCAAGGACCTCTTTCTGGTGCCCACTGCCACCACCTGGCCTGGCGTGGGCCACATTCTGCTCATCTGGAGCCCAAGCAAGGGCAAGGTGGTGGTGGCTGCCCCATGTCTTGGCCTCTCCCACAGTAAAAGCCTGAATCCTGGAGGAGGGGACCCATGGGACTTCAGGACCCTGCTCCGAGGCCTTCCTGGGCTGCTGTCCCCCAGGCAGCCATTAACTGTACACACCTGGGCCCCAACTCCCCAGGGCCTGCTGTGGCTTGACTTCAGGGGCACTGTGAGCCTGGTGCAGCCCCACGGTGGTACCCGGGCTGTGGGCACCCTTCAGGAGGCACCTGCCAGCCTGGCAGGGTCTGCAGCACTGGGCACATTTCATGGCACTCTGGCCTGTGTGCTGGGCTCCACATTGGAACTGCTGGACATGGGCAGTGGGCAGCTGCTAGAAAGGAAGGTCCTAAGTACAGACCGAGTACATCTGCTGGAACCCCCCGCCCCTGGCATGGAAAATGAGGAAGAGCTGGAGACCCGAGGGGGTCTTCGTTTGCTTTCAGCCGTGGGTCTGTTTCGAGTAGGCTGGGAAGCCCCACAAGGCCTTGCGCTGCCTTCAGCTGAAGATCTGGTGTTTGAGGAGGCCTGCGAGTACTACCAGCGGCGGAGCCTGCGGGGTGCCCGGCTCACCCCAGAGGAACTGAGACACAACAGCACATTCCGGGCACCTCAGGCCCTGGCTTCCATCCTCCAGGGCCACGTGTCCCCATCAACACTATTGACCACACTGAGGGCCGAGCTTCGGGATTACCGGGGCTTAGAGCAGCTTAAAGCCCAGCTGGTGGCTGGGGATGACGAGGAGGCTGGCTGGACTGAGCTGGCAGAGCACGAAGTGGCACGGCTGCTGAGGACTGAGTTGATGGGAGACCAGCTGGCCCAGCTCAACACCGTTTTCCAAGCCCTCCCTACAGCGGCCTGGGGTGCCATCCTCAGGGCCCTGCAGCTCCAGCCAGATGGGAATGGTAGGCTGAGGTCCCAAGCTCCCCCTGACGTGTGGAAGAAGGTACTGGGCGTTACAACAGGTGGAAAGGAACCACCCAGTGGGATACTGCCCCTCTTTGAACTCCTGTGCCGATGCCTCTGCCGGCTGGAGCCACGATGGCTGCCACCCTTTGTGGAGCTGGCACAGCAGCAGGGCGGGCCTGGCTGGGGGtcagggggcccagggctgccCCTCTATCGCCGAGCCCTGGAAGTACTAGGTGAGGAGGGGACTAGGCCTGAAGCACTGGAGCTAGACCTGCTCTTGGGCAGTGGGCGGCCCAAAGCTGTGCTCCAAGCTGTGGGGCAGCTGGTGCGAAAGGAAGAGTGGGAGCGGGCTCTAGAGGCTGGCTTGGCCCTcagcccctccagccccctgcttcGAAGTGAGATCTTCAAACTGCTGTTGGCTGAATTTGCCCGGCACCGCCGGCTTGATGCTCACCTCCCCCTCCTTTGCCGCCTGTGCCCACCAGACCTAGCTCCAGCTGAGCTCCTGCTTCTGCTGCGGACACACCTCCCAGATGAGTTGGAGCCCCCCGCCCCATTCCCTGAGCCTGGGGCAGAGCCCCCTCTCACTGTGGGCTTGCTCAGAGCCCTGCTGGAGCAGACTGGGACTCAAGGACGACCCTCTGGCCCAGTTCTAAGCCGATATGAGGACATTCTATGGGACCCAGGCActccaccccctaccccacctcGGGGACCTATGACAGCCCTCCAGGCATCAGACCACCCAGGCCTGGAGGCATGGGCACCATCTGGACAGGGCCTCTGTGTGACTGACACAGGCTGA